The window CTGTACCTGTGGAATCTGTCGATCAACGGCGGCTGCACTGGTTTCCGGGCAATCACATCCTGCACGTCAGTCAGCCGGAGTACTTGCGGCGCACCAACCGTTTCCTGGGTCCGCTGATGTGGGATCAGCCGGAGGCGCGTCTCAGTTCTTGACCGCGCGGACCAGCCGCACGCTGTCGATCATGTTGCTCTCGTCGGCCTCCGGCGGCGGCACCGCGCGTCCGTTCGAGATCAGGTAATCGCTCAGGGTGGTTTCGGTGGCGGTCCAACTCCGGTCGGAGAACCATTGTGCGGCGGGGGCGTGCTGCTCGTTGTAGATCATCTGCCACCATTCGCCGCGGTGGTCGGGTATCTCCTTGCCCTCCTCGCGCTTTGCGCTGAAGGCAGCGTTGTCCATTGGCCTGCCTTCTTCGATACCGACGTGGCTGCCGCTTGCAGCCAGCGAGTCGATACCGGTGAACAGTTGCGCCTGGGCGGTCGCGGGAAGATAGACCAACAGACCCTCGGCAATCCACGCCGACGGTTCATCGGGCCGGAAACCACTGTCCCGCAGTGCTTGCGGCCATTCGTCGCGCAGGTCGACGGCGACCTCTCGCCGCTCAGCCTTGGGCGCGTCACCGTGGGCGGCCAGCGTCTCGCGTCGGAAGTCCAGCACCTGGGGCTGATCGAGTTCGAAAACGATTGCGCCGGGCGCCCACTCGAGCCGGTACGGGCGTGAGTCCAGGCCGGCGGCCAACAGCACGATCTGGCGGACGCCGGCTGCGGTGACGTCACGGAAGTAGGCGTCGAAAAATCGGGTGCGCGCCGCCTGGAAATTGACAAAGTGTCGTCCAAAGTCCGGCGTCTGCAGCGGATGCTCAGGCGCGGCCCCGTCCAGCAGGGCGGCCCATGGGCCGCCGGCAGCCCGACAGAACACCTCCGCGTAGGAGTCGACAGCCAGCGGGTCGGGCTTCTGCGCCTCCAGTGCTCGTGCGGCCGCGACGAGCAAGGCCGTCGAGCCGACGCTGGTGGTGATGTCCCAGGTGTCGTTGTCAGATCGCACGACCGCGAGAGTACGCGCCGATTCTGACAGTTCTCAGACCAGCGGGCGTCCGGTGCGGATGTGCCAATCGAGGTCGTGCAGCAGCACGTTGAACGGGAGCGCCCGCACGAATCGTGGTGCGAGGTTGTTGGCGAAGCCAATGCCGCCTGGCTGTTCACTGATCGTCACTGGCGCCTCACCTGCCGTTTAATCTGAAAGCGAGCGTTTCCGGATATCGCCGGTTGCTCGATGATTCGAAACGGAAACGATGTTCGTGCCATCGGTTTGACTACTGAATCCGGCAGCGGCCTCGTCGGATTGGCGACATGCCGGACTCAGTAGGTGACCGTTTACCGCGACGCACGGAGCCCGCGGGTCGCCCGATTACTTCGCGTCGTCACCCGAGCTACCCGGTGACGCAGGCCCCTGCTTCTTCGTGAAGATGTCCTTCAGTTTTTCGCCGGCCTCCCGCAGTTTTTCGCCGGCCTCCTCCGCCACCTTTTCGCCGGCCTCCCGCAGTTTTTCGCCGGCCTCTTTTAGTTTTTCGCCGGCCTCCTTCAGCTTTTCGCCGGCCTCCTCCGCCACTTTTTCGCTGGCTTCCCGCAGTTTTTCGCCGGCCTCCTTCAGTTTTTCGCCGGCGTGTTCAGCGCTCTTGTCACCGGAAACCTCACCGACCGCTTCGTTGGCCGTACCGCCAAGCTCAGGGAGCTTGTCTGCCGCGTTATCCGAATCGCTCACTTGCCTGCCTGCTCCTCATTTACGGGAATCGACCGGGTGGCCGAAGCCTCGGGCTGAGGCTACCGCGTCTTCACGGTGTCCGTCGGGTCAAAGCTTCCGCGAAGGCCCCAACGCGGGCAAGGACTCAAACGCTGCGACTTGCATCGGTCCTTCGACTCGCTCTCGGTTGGGATTAATCGCCGGCGGTTTCCTGCTCGTCGAGGTACTCAGCAGTATGGACAGCCGCTGCCTCTCAACGCCTGGCGCCGTCTCTGCCCGATCCGGGCCGCGCCACAAACGGTGACATCATGGACAGGGTGCCCGCCGTATCCAGCGCTTTCGCCTCCGACAACGCCGCCCCCGCACACCCGAAGGCCCTCGAAGCAATCCTGGCCGCCAACCACGGCACCATCCCGTCCTACGGCAGTGACCCGATCACCCAGCGCGCGGCTGATCGCATCAAAGAGACCTTCGCCTCCCCCGCCGCCGACGTCTTGTTTACCTTCACCGGCACCGGCGCCAACATCATCGCGCTGGCCTCCGCGGTCCGACCCTGGCACGAGATCCTCTGCAGCGACGTCGCGCACGCCCTGCTCGATGAGGCCGGCGGTCCCGTCCTGGTCTCGGGCGCCAGCCTGCTCGCGCTGCCCAGCGACGACGGCATCATCGACCCGGCCCTGTTGGATCGTCGCATCACCCGCCGCGGTGACGTGCACCACTCCCAGCCGCGCATCGTCACCATCACCCAGTCCACCGAGAACGGCCGTGTCTGGCAACCCGATGCAATCGCGGAGTTCGTCGATCACGCCCACGACCTCGACCTGCTGGTCCACGTCGACGGCGCCCGCGTCGCCAATGCCATTGCCGCCCTCGGCGTCCCACCGGCACAAGCCGTCGGGGACGCCGACATCGTCACCATCGGCGGCACCAAGAACGGCATGCTGTTCGGCGACGCGATCCTGGTGCGCCGCCCCGAACACTTCACCGGCATCGAGTTCGTCCAGAAACAGATCGGCCACCTGGCCAGTAAACACCGTTACGTATCAGCACAATTCGACGCCATGCTGGCCGACGGCGCCTGGCTTCGGGCCGCCGCCCACGCCAACGCCATGGCCGCCCGGCTCAGCGCCGGCATCACCAGCCTCGGCCTGCATCTGAGCTCCCCCACCGAAGCCAACGAGGTGTTCGTCGACCTCCCGTTCGAGGCGCTGACCGCCGTGCGGGAACACTTCGCTGTCCACGCGCCCGACCCGCACAAGCCGGCGGTAAGGTTCGTCTGTTCGTGGGCCACGACCGACGACGACGTCGACGCCGCACTACGAGCACTGTCGGAAGCCCAGGATCGCATCATCTAGGGAGCGACGGGATGTCAGTCACCACGGTGTATCCGGCCGGTAATCCCGCGCAGCCGCACCACCTCCGCGGTCACCGGGTCCAGCGACCGCAGCCGCGGACTGCGTAGCGTTGCGGGCGCTGCTGTCCGGCCTGTTTTCGTGGCTCTGACGCATTCGCCGTGCACGGCCTACCGCCGAATGGCACGGACTACATGTCGCAGCTTCCCATTGCGGGAATTCACTTCGGGGCGCTGGTCGGCCAGCTCGATCGTCACCGGACCGGCTCCCTGGGCGGCGATGAAACCTGTGAGCCGTCGGTTTACCTCCGTCCACACCGTGGACCGGTCGCTGCTGGCATCTTCGTCAAATCGGATGGTGAGGCCTGCGGGCGCGGTCTGGAGGATCTGATAGCGCAACACACCGGGTGTCTCCTCGACCACGGTGGCGATTGCCATGGGAATCAGCACCACCTCACCGCCCTCTCGCGCAGGGAGTTTCAGCAGCTCGTCGGTCCGTCCCTCCGGCGTCACCGTCGGCAACGGACTGCCGCATGGGCACGGATCGGCACCGATGACGACACTGTCGCCCATCTCGTACCGGATCAGCGGCTGAACGTAGTTGGCCAGGTTGGTCAGCAGCAGCGAGTCGGATCGCTGCCCGGCCGGCACGACTTCGCCGGAGGCGTCGATGGGCTCGACGAGATACCAGTCGGTGTTCAGGTGCAGATTGCCCACGCGACAGGGCAGTGACAGCGGCGTGGCTTCCGAAGCATTGTAGGTCTCGGTCACTGTGCAGCCGAACACCTCCCGTGCGCGCTGTCGCACGCTGGGCAGCAGCAGTTCACCGCCGCTGGAGATGACGAGCGGATGGATGTTGAGCCGCCCAGCCTCCTGCTCGCCGATGAGCACACTGAGCGCGCTCGCATAGGTGCCCAGCAGCACCGGTTGGAATTCGTTGAGGTTGGCGACGAGTTCCGGCAGGGGATCAAGTACCGAGAAGAAGCGAGAGTAGCGGCGCCGCACCGGATGTGCGCGCAGCCGACGTTCGAACATCACGGTCGACACGAAATGCCCGCCGGTGGCGAACACCGCGGCTTGGCGCGCCCCGCGGCCGAGGACTCGAAGGAGCAGCCCTGGCGGCAACACCCCGGCCGAACGGGCATAGGTCAGCCCGAACATGACCGCCATCGCCCGACGATCCTGGATCAGCAGCGCCGGCTCGGCCGTCGACCCGGACGTGGTGAAGACGACGTATTCGCCGAACAGGTCCCGTCCGATATTGGCGGGATCGGCAACGAACGCCGAGACACCGGTCCTCGTCAACCGGGGATCGGTCACCCACTCGTCGAAGCGGGCCATCAGTTCAGCCTTGGACACCGCCGGAAGCGACGGCAGGGCGGCCAAACTCACCGGACCATCAGGGACACCCCGGTAGTGCTCGGCGTAGAACCCCGAATGAGTGCGGGCGTGCGCGACCAGCGCCTGCAACCGTGGCGGTTGTCGGGCCGCGACCGCCCCGGCGCCCCCATGCGTGGTCCGCCAGGCGTCCCAGGCAACCCCGAAAGCCTTCATACCGCCACCAACGTACGACACAAGCAGCGCCATGGGGGTCCCGGTGCTATTGGACGGTTTGTCGGCTCAGGGGGCGGCGCGGCGGCTGACGGCCGACGGGCCCGGGCCGGACCACCAGGCCGGCTGTATCACCAGACGCGAGCTGCAGACCATGCCTGCCGAGGATCTGAGCTCAACATAGATCCGGCTCTGTTCGGTGGTCTTCGAGGCCGAGCAGATCGATCCCAAGGTCATGGACGCGTCGCCGCGAGGCGTCGACGAACCCATATTCGGTCCACGGGTACTGGCGATTGCTTGCCGGCAGGGGGCGTCGGTGCTCGCGACGACGATCTGTGTCTACCCGTGGGCCATGTGGAGCCATCACGGCGACGACGTGGTGCGTTCCGTCACCTTCGCGACGCTTCTCATCGGCAACGTAGCCCTCATCTTAGTGAACCGCTTCTGGCGGCTTACTATGTGGCGAACCTTCCGGGAGCGTCGCAACGCTGCGCACAAGTGGATCTTCGCGGGCGCCCCTGCCTTTCTCATCCTGATCCTGACGGTGCCGGCGTTGCGCCACGCCTTCAACTTCAGCCCGCTGCCACCACTCGGCTGGCTCATCGCGGTGGGCGCCGGTGTTTCCGGCGTCGCGTGGTTCGAGATCTACAAAGCCGTTGCCACCCGTCGGCCGAAAGTAGTGTGAAATCATGAAAAAAGTCCCAGCGGTCTCGGTGGGTCTGCAGATCGGCACGCAACCTCCGCTGAGCGCGCTGCGTGCCTTTCTGCTCGGAGCGCGGGTGATGCGACTCGACTCGGTGATGGTCATCGACCACTTCCAGAACATCTTCCCCACCGCGATCTGGGATCGCGAACTGACTTGGCTTGCCGCGCAACGCTCAACCCCGCACGAATTCTTCGACTACCAGGTCCTGCTGGGCCATCTCGCCTCCCGCGTCGGGTCCCTACGGGTGGGAGTGGGGGTAACCGAACCCATCCGGCGCCATCCACTGGTCATCGCCCAGGCAGGGCTCCGGCGTTGTTGATTTACGGGTCCGTGACCTGGGCTGATGGTTATTCGGTGACACGCCGTCGAGGCTGGTGGGCAGGCACGGGCGGTCCGAGGACGATGGAGTTGCTCAGACCTCATCGATCACTCGGAGTTGCCCGTGCCTGCCCTGTCAGTATCACCCGTGGACTCGATCACCGAGGCGTTGGCTCGCTGGCAATCCGGCGAACGCGTCCGTGTGCTGCGCACCGAGCTGTTGGACGTGCTGGCGCAGGTTCCTGATCCACGTGATGCACGTGGCGTGAGGTACTCATTGATGGCGCTGTTGGCGGTGGCGATCCTGGCTACGGCGGCCGGCATGCGCTCCTACGCGGGGTTCGCCACGTGGGCAGCGAGTGCACCGCAGGATGTTCTCGCGCAGTTGGGTATTCGGTATCGACGCCCGAGCGAGAAGACGTTTCGGACCGTACTGTCGCGTCTGGATGCCGCCGACCTGGACCGCCGCCTCGGTGCATACTTCACCGCGCTGGCTGTCGCGCAGTCCGCCGCCGGCGACGCGCTGTTGGTGGTGGCGCTGGATGGCAAGACGTTGCGAGGAGCACGCCGCGCCGGAGCGGCGGCGGTCCATGTGGTGTCGGTGTTCGCCCATCACGCCCGGCTGGTGCTCGGGCAGCTCGCCGTCGCGGACAAGAGCAACGAAATACCCTGCGTCCGTGCGCTACTCAGACTGTTTGGGCACGTCCGGCTCCTGGTGACCATCGACGCAATGCATACCCAGACCAAGACCGCCAAGCTGATCTGCAGCACCCTGAAATCCCACTACCTGATGACGGTGAAGTCGAATCAGCCCAGCCTGCTGGCCCGCATCAAGGCCATGCCGTGGGCGCAGGTGCCAGTTACCTTCGCCGAGCCGTCCGAACGCGGTCACGGCCGCATTGAAACACGAACACTCAAGACACTGACCGCATCCCGCGGAATCGGGTTTCCCTACGCCAAGCAGATCGCCGAGGTCACCCGTGAACGGGTCGTGACTGCCACCGGTGTTCGCTCGATCGAGACTGTCTATGCCATCTGCAGTGTTGCGTTCGAACAGGCCCCACCCAAGCTGATCGCCTCCTGGCTGCGCCGGCACTGGGGCATCGAGAATTCGGTGCACTGGGTACGTGATGTCAGTTACGACGAGGACCGCTCGACCGTGCGCACCGGCACCGCGCCCCAAACCATGGCCGCTCTACGTAACACCGCCATGAATCTGCACCGCCTCGCCGGAGCCACCAACATTGCCGAAGCCTGCCGCACAACGGCATTCAGCAGCAACAACGCCCTGCAACTCTTCACGAATCCACATATCCCCAGCTCACAGGCATGCTAATCAACAACGCCGGAGCCCTGATCGCCCAGGCCATGATGACGCTGTCACATCTGACCAAGCGCGCCCCCATCCTCGGCATCGGGGCTGGCGAACGGATGAACATCGATCCCTACGGCCTGGACCCCTCCGATCCGGTCGGCCGCTTGGAGGAGGCGTTACAGATCATCCGTCAGTGCTTCTACGGGTCAGGACCGATCACGTTCTCCGGCAAGCACTTCAAGCTCGAGCGGGCGACGATGGACCTCAAACCGGCCAGCGGACGGACTCCGCAGATCTGGGTTGCCGGACACGGTCGGCGCATGCTGGGTTTGACGGGACGCTACGGGGACGGGTGGTATCCGACTGTCGTGGCCTCCCCCGACGAATACGCCACCAAACTGGAGGCCGTGCGGATCGCGGCCCGCAACGCCGGGCGCGACCCGGGCTCGATCGTGCCGGCCTTGCATCGCTTTCTGGTGGTCGGCCAAGCTGAATCAGAGGTGCGGGCCATGCTGGGCACCAAAGTGATTCGCGCGCTCGGGCTCATGGCACCGGCTGACTTGTGGCGACAGGCCGGGGTGGCGCACCCGTTCGGGGAGGATTTCAACCCCCTCGTCGACTTCGTGCCCGACCGCTATGACCGCCAGACGATGAACGACGCCATCGACGCTGTACCGAACGAGGTGTTGACCGAAGGACCGCTGCTGTGGGGCACCCCCGAGCAAGTGGTGGCGAAGCTTCGGTCATTCCGCGCAGCGGGCCTACGGCACGTGGTCCTGGCGCCGGTCTCAGGGTTGGTGTCCAGGCGTGCTGCCCTCTACAGCCTTCGGGCCACCGGCAAGATCGCCCGCGCGCTCGCCCACTGAGCCGTCGAGGCGGGCGATGAGTTCCGCGACCCGACCGAGCACGAGAGGGAGACATTCGTTGAACAGGAGGTGGTGATCGGTGTCGAACACGATCAGCTCTTTTGCGGGGGCAACGATTCGGGCGAAGACCTGCCGCGTGTAGTCCAGGCTGAACAAGGGGTCACCCCGGCCGGCGACGACCACGATGGGACATGTGATGGTGCCATTGCGGACGCCACTCATGTCGGCGGTCAGCAGGTCGGCCAGAAAGACAAGTGGGTAGGTACGCAGGCTCAGCGGGTCCATCAAGAATTGCTCGGCGGTCCAGGGCTCACGACAGACCCGAGTCATGTCGAGGTAGACGCTGAAGGAGATCGGTAGCCGGGGCACGAACTTGGCCAGCACCCGTAACCCTCGCATCGCCGGATGGTAGGCACCCTGCAGGAAGGGTGGAAACCGCGACACCGTGATGGAAGCGGGGAGTTCGGGATCGAGGATGTTGTGAGCCACCACGCCGGCCAGCTCACGGTCGCGTGTCGCGACGATCATCGCCAGCACTCCGCCTTGACTGGAGCCCACGACCACGGGCCATCGGCCGAATCGCGCACGTGCCCACGATGTTGCGTCCAGTGCGTTGGCGACCAGACTCTCCAAGCGCAGGAGCCGCCCAACGCGCGGGCTTTTGCCGTGGCTCTCGAGATGGACCCCCACGACGTTGATGCCCCGAGCGGCAAGGCCATCGCAGAACTCCTCATAGAACAGCGGATGGGTCATGGTTCCGGGCAGGAACACCACGACCGGTCCACCCGACTGGCCACGCCATACCGACAGCACTATCGGCACGCCGGAGGAGATGATTGTCGCCTCCTCGTAGCGCTCCGGATGCTCAACCTCGTTGCGCAGCCGCTGATATCTGTCGCGCATGTCGATCCCTCCGTCGTGGTCCCGCCGACCTCCACGCGGGCACATCGGCAACCCCAGGGTCCGCTTGCTTGGGTTACCAGCACCAGGGCCACAGGTCCCAGACCTGGTAGCCATTTATCATCTCGAAGAAGATGCCGCCCGCGGCGGTCGCCATGTATGTGTGGTCACGGCACGCCGACCCGCCCGCGAACACGTCTGGCATGTGGCCATCCCGATGTTGTTGGGCGAGCCGGGCTTCGTGGTGAACCTCGACGAGTTCGTCGAGGTTCGTCAGCGAAGGACACTTCGACCAGATCGGGCATCACCGGGCCGGCGAGCTGATCGCAGAATCGCACGAAATGCGCTCGACTCACGCGATTCTGCGTCTGCTCGACGTAGCAACCCGACCGCTACTGGATCTCGACCTGGCGCAACTCGCGCTTGAGGATCTTGCCGGTGGGGTTGCGCGGCAGCTCGGCCAGGAAGACCACCTCACGCGGAACCTTGTAGCGCGCAAGGTGTTCGCGCACATAGTTCTTGATGGCCTCTTCGGTGACCTCGGCCTCCCCCTTGAGGACCACGAAGGCCCGCAGCCGCGCGCCCCACTCCGGGTCCTCGACCCCCAGGGCGGTCGCCTCGATGACCTCGGGATGGCCGCTGATGAGATCCTCGACCTCGGCCGGGAAGATGTTCTCGCCGCCGGAGACGATCATCTCGTCATCGCGGCCACTGACGAACAACAGCCCGTTGTGGTCGAAATAACCGACGTCACCGGAGGAGAGCAGACCGTCGATGATCTGTTTGTTGCCGCCACCGGTGTAGCCCTCGAACGGGAAGCTGGTGCCGACGAAGATGCGGCCCACCTCGCCCTGCGGAACCTCTTTGCCGTTGTTGTCGAGAATCTTGATCTTGGTGCCCCTGACAACCGATCCCACCGTGGCGGGGTTCTTCTGCAGCTCCGCCGGCCCCGCGATCGTAGCGAGCGCGACTTCCGTTGAGCCGTAAAGGTTGTAGATCACCGGTCCGAGGGCCTTGAGCGCGCGGGTCGCGAGCTCGGCGCCGAGCTGCGAGCCGGACACGAACACGATCCGCAACGATGACAGGTCGGGCTTGGTGTCCATCTTCTCCAGGGCGTCCAGCATCCGGGAGAGCATCACCGGAACCACCACGATCGCCGTCACCCCATGCTTGGGAATGTCCTCAAGCACGGTGGCCGGCTTGAACCGCCGATGCAACACCAGCGTCGTCCCCATGGTCAGCGCGATCGTCGAATGCAGGTAGCCCAGTGCGTGGAACATCGGCGCCGGCACCGAGGTCACCTCACCGGCCTTGAACGGCACGCTGGAGAGCACACCGCCGATCGGGGCCAGCGTCGGCGGGGCGTGCCGGGTCGCCCCCTTCGGCGCGCCGGTGGTCCCGCTGGTGAGGATGACGATCGACGATCGCTTGGTGGCCTTCGGTGCCGGTGCGGTGCCGCTGCGGGCGATGAGTTCGGCCAGGGTCTCGTCGGTGCTGCCGGACGGCTCGACTTTGTCCGGGTTGGTGCCCAGCGCCCGCAGCTTGCCCAGCGGCGGTGAGGACAGCTTGACGGCCTCGGTGTACTCGTCGTCGTAGATGATCAGCCGAGCGCCCTCACGCTCGGCGACGTCTCTGATCTGGGGCCCGGAGAACTCGGTGTTGAGCATGATCGTGCGCGCGCCGACACGGGCGCAGCCGTAGTTGGCGATGACGAACCAACGGTGGTTGCGCGCCAGGATCGCGACCCCGTCGCCGCCCTTGACACCCATCGCCAGCAGACCGTTGGCCACCGCATTGGCCGCGTCGTCGAGTTCCTGGAACGTCAGGGAGCCCTCGTCGTCGATGACGGCCAGCCGGGTGGGTGTGCGGCGCGCGTTGAGCGCGGGCACCATTCCGATCTCACCCCAGCGGCGGATATCGGCGACCATCCCCGCCAGGTTCTGGGGCGGCTCGAGCCGGAACGCCCCGGATTCGATCATCTTCTGCAGGTAGTGCAGCTCCGCGGCACCCCGTTCGGCAAGGTGCTGAGCTTTCGCCAGGGCCTTGGCGGGCAGGTCGAGGAGACTGGACATGCCCGCCACCTTAGTGTGACTCAGGTCGCAGACCGAGCGGAATGCGCACGTAAGTAGCATGGGTCCATGGAGGTCGACGGCCGCCAGGTCACCATCAGTCATCCGGACAAAGTGGTCTTCCCGGGCGCCGACGGCCGGAACCCGGTCACCAAGCTCGACCTGATCAACTACTACCTGGCTATCGCGGAAGGCGCGCTGCGCGGTGTGGCGGACCGGCCGATGATCCTCAAGCGGTTCGTCAAGGGCATCATCGAGGAAGCGATCTTCCAGAAGCGCGCGCCGGAGAAGCGCCCGGACTGGATCAAGGTCGCCGAGTTGCGCTACGCGCGGGGAACCTCGGCCAAGGAAGCGGTGATCCGCGAGGCCGCCGGTCTGGTGTGGGCGGTCAACCTCGGCTGCGTCGACTTCAACCCGCACCCCGTGCGCTCCGGCGACCTCGACCATCCCGACGAACTGCGCATCGACCTCGATCCGATGCCCGGCGTGGACTGGCCGCAGATCCTCGATGTCGCACAGGTGGCGCGCGAAGTGCTCGAGGACCACGGTCTGACGGCCTGGCCGAAGACGTCGGGCTCGCGCGGGTTCCACATCTATGCCCGCATCGCCCCGCACTGGCCGTTCAAGCGGGTTCGACTGGCCGCCGAGACGGTGGCCCGCGAGGTCGAACGCCGTGCCCCGGAGCTGGCCACCAGCCGGTGGTGGAAGGAAGACCGGCAGGGCGTGTTCGTCGACTTCAACCAGAACGCCAAGGACCGCACGGTCGCCTCGGCCTATTCGGTGCGGGCGACTCCGGACGCCCGGGTTTCGACACCACTGACGTGGGACGAGGTCCCCGGCTGCCGGCCCGAGGCGCTCACCATCGCCACGGTGCCGGGCCGCTTCGCCGAACGCGGTGACCCCTGGGCCGCGATGGACGACGCCGTCGGTTCACTGGACGGGTTGCTGCGGCTGGCCGAGGAACTCGGGCCGGCCGAAAAGCCGCCGAAGGGCAGCAAGCCGCTTATCGCGGTCGCCCGCACCAAGACCCGCGGTGAGGCGATGGCTGCACTAGACCTCTGGCGATCGCGATACCCGAAGGCCGCGGCGCAGCTGCAACCGACCGACATCCTGGTCGACGGAATGCGCGGACCCAGCTCGATCTGGTACCGCATCCGCATCAACCTCGAGCACGTCCCGGCGCCGCAGCGCCCGCCGCAGGAGGAGCTGATCGCGGACTACAGCCCTTGGGAAGGGCACTCAGGCCGTGCCGAACATTGACAACATGAACCGCTTCTCGCGGCGCTCCG is drawn from Candidatus Mycolicibacterium alkanivorans and contains these coding sequences:
- a CDS encoding DNA polymerase domain-containing protein, producing MEVDGRQVTISHPDKVVFPGADGRNPVTKLDLINYYLAIAEGALRGVADRPMILKRFVKGIIEEAIFQKRAPEKRPDWIKVAELRYARGTSAKEAVIREAAGLVWAVNLGCVDFNPHPVRSGDLDHPDELRIDLDPMPGVDWPQILDVAQVAREVLEDHGLTAWPKTSGSRGFHIYARIAPHWPFKRVRLAAETVAREVERRAPELATSRWWKEDRQGVFVDFNQNAKDRTVASAYSVRATPDARVSTPLTWDEVPGCRPEALTIATVPGRFAERGDPWAAMDDAVGSLDGLLRLAEELGPAEKPPKGSKPLIAVARTKTRGEAMAALDLWRSRYPKAAAQLQPTDILVDGMRGPSSIWYRIRINLEHVPAPQRPPQEELIADYSPWEGHSGRAEH